TCCGCGCCGTCGACGACCCGTCGGTCGCCCCGCTGATCGGCAACCTGCGCGACCTGCTCGACTCGCTGGTCGAGATCGGCCTCGGCTACCTCAGCCTGGACCGCGAGTCCGCCACCCTCTCCGGCGGCGAGGCGCAGCGGGTGAAGATGGTCCGGCACCTCGGTTCCAGCCTCTCCGACGTCACGTACGTCTTCGACGAACCGACGGTCGGCCTGCACCCGCACGACATCGCCCGGATGAACGACCTGCTGCTGCGCCTGCGCGACAAGGGCAACACGGTGCTGGTCGTCGAGCACAAGCCCGAGACGATCGCCATCGCCGACCACGTGGTCGACCTCGGGCCCGGGGCCGGCACGGCCGGCGGCAGGATCTGCTTCACCGGTGACGTCGCCGGGCTGCGCCGCTCCGACACCCTCACCGGCCGGCACCTCGACCACCGCGTACGCCTGCGCGAGGACGTACGCCGGCCGACCGGCCAGCTGTCGATCCGCGACGCCGACCTGCACAACCTGCGGGACGTCAGCGTCGACATCCCGCTCGGGGTACTGACCGTGGTGACCGGGGTGGCCGGCTCCGGCAAGAGCTCACTGATCCACGGCTCGCTGCACCGCCGCGACGGCGTGGTGGTCGTCGACCAGTCGCCGATCCGGGGTTCCCGGCGCAGCAACCCGGCCACCTACACCGGCCTGCTGGACCCGATCCGCACCGCCTTCGCCAAGGCCAACGGGGTCAAGGCCGCGTTGTTCAGCGCCAACTCCGAGGGCGCCTGCCAGACCTGCAAGGGCATCGGCCTGGTCTACACCGACCTGGCGATGATGGCCGGCGTCGCCTCGGTCTGCGAGGGGTGCGAGGGGCGGCGCTTCACCGACGAGGTGCTCACCTACCGACTGCGCGGGAAGAACATCAGCGAGGTGCTCACGATGCCGGCCACGGAGGCCCGGGACTTCTTCCCCGGCGGCGCCGCCCGGGCGATCCTCGACCGGCTGGTCGACGTCGGGCTCGGCTACCTCACGCTGGGCCAGCCGCTCAACACCCTCTCCGGCGGCGAGCGGCAGCGACTCAAGCTGGCCATCCGCATGGCCGACAGCGGGAGCACGTACGTGCTGGACGAGCCGACCACCGGCCTGCACCTGGCCGACGTGGACCAGCTGCTCGCCCTGCTGGACCGGCTGGTCGACGCCGGCAACACCGTCGTCGTGATCGAGCACCATCAGGCGGTCATGGCGCACGCCGACTGGCTCATCGACCTCGGGCCGGGGGCGGGGCACGACGGCGGCCGGATCGTCTTCACCGGCACGCCGGCCGATCTCGTCGCCCACGGCGACACGCTGACCGCCCGTCACCTCCGCGAGTACGTGGGCCGCTGAGCCCACCGGCCGGACGGAGCCGACCCTCCGGACGCCGCACCGGGCCGGGTCACCGGCTCGGTCACGTCCGACCCCCCGGATACGCGTCGCCCTCGGTCACCCGGGTCACACCCCGGCTGCCTACCGGGGGCGGTGCCCCGGGTTGCCCGCCGGGCGGTCAGCGTCCCGACACGGGGACTTGGCGGCCACGTGGTCGGCGGTGGCGACGACCTCGCGGATGGTGCGTCAGGTGAGGCGGCGCAGCCAGCGACGCTGCCAGGGCGTCTCCACGGCCCGCGGGCGGTAGGTGGCGCGCACCCAGTCCACGGCCCGCTCGGGCGGCAGCCCGTCGAGGATCGCCAGCGCCGCCAGCGCGGTGCCCGTACGCCCGGTGCCGCCCCGGCAGGTCACCTCCACCCGCTCGCCGCCGTGGGCGCGGCGCAGCGCCTCGGTCAGCGCGTCGACCGCGTCCGCCCGGTCGACCGGAACCCAGAAGTCGGGCCATCGGATCCGCCGGTGCGGCCAGGCGGGCGCCGGCCCGGGCGCCAGCAGCAGGGCGAAGTCGGCGGGCGACGCCGCGTCCGCGATCCGCCGCCCCCGCACCTCCACCCCGCTGGGCAGTACGACGACACCCGACTGCTCGCCCCACACCCGCCCATCACCCATCCCCCAATCCTCCCCCGCTCACCCGCTCACCCGCTCACCCGCGTCGATCATGAGGTTAGCGGCGATGTCGATCTCCACCAGTGCCGCCAACCTCATGATCACCGGAGGTAGGAACCGGGGGCGGGTGGGGTGGGAGGGGTGGGGTGGGTCAGTTGGGAGCGGGGGGTGGGGGTGGGGGTGGGGGTGGGGGTTGGGTCCTCGGGCGGGCGCGTAGGTGGGCGCGTTCGCCCTGCCTGCCGAAGAGGCTGAGGAACTCGACCGGCTCGGTGTCGGCCGACCCGAACCAGTGCGGTACACGGGTGTCGAACTCCGCCGCCTCTCCCGGCGTGAGCACGAGGTCCTGGTCGCCGAGGACGACCCGCAGCCGCCCGTTGAGGACGTAGAGCCACTCGTAGCCCTCGTGGGTCTGCGGGTCGGGCTCCGCCCTGCGACCGCCGCCCGGGATCACCAGCTTGTACGCCTGGATGCCGCCGGGCCGGCGGGTCAGGGGCAGCATGGTCATCCCGTGGCGGGTGACCGGGCGCAGGTGGATGCGCGGGTCGCCGGTGGACGGGGCGTCGACGAGTTCGTCGAGCGTGACGCCGTGCGCCCTGGCCAGCGGGAGGAGCAGTTCGAGGGTGGGCCGGCGGGCGCCGGACTCCAGCCGGGAGAGCGTGCTCACCGAGATGCCGGTCGCCGCCGACAGGTCGGCCAGGGTGGTTTCCCGCTGCCGGCGCAGCGTGCGCAGCCGGGGCCCGACCGCGCCGAGCGCCTGGTCCAGGTCGTCGTCCATGCCGCCATCTTGCCACTATGGCAACAATGTTTGCCACCACGGCGGCTGCGGTCGCATCGTGGTCGCGGGAGGTGGTCACGTGACCGATCGGTTGGACGGCAGCTACGACGTGGTGGTGATCGGGGGTGGCGCCGCGGGGTTGAGCGGGGCGCTGACGTTGGCGCGGGTGCGGCGGTCGGTGGTGGTGCTCGACGCGGGCGCTCCGCGCAACGCCCCGGCCGAGGGCGTGCACGGGCTGCTGGCCCGCGAGGGGATGCGGCCGGCCGAGCTGCTGGACCGCGGCCGCGTGGAGGTCCGAGGCTACGGCGGCCGGGTGGTCACCGGCGAGGTCGGCGCCGTGGCTCGCGACGACGGCGGCTTCACGGTGACGCTGGCCGACGGTCGGACGGTCCGTGCGCGCCGGCTGCTGGTGGCCACCGGGCTGGTGGACGAGCTGCCGGACGTCCCGGGCCTGCGGGAGCGGTGGGGCAGGGACGTCCTGCACTGCCCGTACTGCCACGGCTGGGAGGTCCGCGACCGGGCCATCGGTGTGCTGGCCAGCGGTCCGCTGTCGGTGCACCAGGCGTTGCTGTTCCGGCAGTTGAGCGCCGACGTCACGTACTTCGGCCACACCATGCCGCCGCTCACCGACGAGCAGGCGGAGCAGCTGGCGGCCCGCGGCATCGCCGTGGTGGACGGCGAGGTGGCCGCCCTGGAGATCGTCGACGACCGCCTCGTGGGCGTACGGCTGGGCGACGGCACGCTCGTGCGCCGCGAGGCGCTGGCCGTCTCGTCGCGGATGATGGCGCGCGCCGGTTTCCTCTCGGCGCTCGGGCTGCGCCCGGCGGAACACCCGGCGGGGATCGGCGAGCACGTCCCCTCCGACGCGACGGGCCGCACCGACGTGCCCGGGGTGTGGGTCGCCGGCAACGTCACCGATCCGGCGGCCCAGGTCGGTGCCGCCGCGGCGGCCGGAGTGTTCGCGGCGGCCCAGATCAACGCCGATCTGGTCGCCGAGGAGACCCGACGGGCCGTCGCCGCCCACCGCGACCCGCTCTCCGGGAGGTCGGAGGCGGCCCTCTGCGAGCAGGTGGTGGGCGACCGTCGCCACGGCCTGTGACGTCGCGGCAGGCGCCGGCTGGGCCGCCGCGCCGGAAGCACGGCGGCCCAGCCGGGACCACGGCGGCCCAGGTAGGAGGCGGCCAGGCGGGGAGCGCGGTGGCCCAGGCGGGAGCACGGCGGCCCAGCCCGGAGCGCGGCGGTTCAGGCGGGAGGCGGTCCGACGCGGGCGCGGGCCTTCCTGGCGCACGCGTCGAGCACGAGACGGGAGTCCAACCCGAGGCTCTCGATGGCGACCAGCGCGGTGTACGCGACGTCCGCCAGTTCCGCCGCCACGTCCTCGCGGCTGTGGGTGACACCCTTGCGCGGGTTCTGACCGAGCAGACCGATCCAGGCGCTCGCCGCCTCCCCCGCCTCCTCGGTCAGTTTGAGGATCCGGCAGGTCATTTCGGTCTGCCCGGTGCCGTTGGCGGCGTCCGACCAGCCGCGCGAGGCCCGGACCGCGTCCCAGATCTACTCGTCCACGGAACCAGTCAACCGGACGGAGGTCACGGTCCGTATCGCGGGACGGTTGGCGGGTAACCGGGTCCGGGTGGTAGCAACAGGGACTACCAGCGCAAGCGAAGGGACGTGTCGTATGCCGGAGACCGTGGAGACGGTGTTCACCAGCGTGGTCGCCCGCAATCCGGGCGAGCCGGAATTCCACCAAGCGGTACGCGAGGTGCTGGAGAGCATCGGCCCGGCGCTGGCCCGACACCCCGAGTACGCCGAGGCGCGGATCATCGAGCGGATCTGCGAACCGGAGCGGCAGGTCATCTTCCGGGTCCCGTGGGAGGACGACCGCGGCCGGATCCAGGTCAACCGGGGCTTTC
The nucleotide sequence above comes from Micromonospora sp. M71_S20. Encoded proteins:
- a CDS encoding excinuclease ABC subunit UvrA produces the protein MQQPARSAADSHDMIEVRGARENNLASVSVDIPKRRLTVFTGVSGSGKSSLVFGTIAAESQRLINETYSAFLQSFMPNLSRPDVDSLRNLSAAIVVDQERMGANSRSTVGTATDAYAMLRIVFSRLGTPHVGGAGAFSFNLAEGMCPTCEGLGRVSDLDVDELVDRERSLNDGAIKVPNFAVDSWYWQTIVNSGLFDPDTKLQDYTPQQWEDFLHKPSTKIKVGSNNWTYEGLVVKVRRLYLAKDRESMQAHIRAFVDRAVTFTTCADCGGARLNQAALSARIAGRNIAECSAMQISDLAAFVRAVDDPSVAPLIGNLRDLLDSLVEIGLGYLSLDRESATLSGGEAQRVKMVRHLGSSLSDVTYVFDEPTVGLHPHDIARMNDLLLRLRDKGNTVLVVEHKPETIAIADHVVDLGPGAGTAGGRICFTGDVAGLRRSDTLTGRHLDHRVRLREDVRRPTGQLSIRDADLHNLRDVSVDIPLGVLTVVTGVAGSGKSSLIHGSLHRRDGVVVVDQSPIRGSRRSNPATYTGLLDPIRTAFAKANGVKAALFSANSEGACQTCKGIGLVYTDLAMMAGVASVCEGCEGRRFTDEVLTYRLRGKNISEVLTMPATEARDFFPGGAARAILDRLVDVGLGYLTLGQPLNTLSGGERQRLKLAIRMADSGSTYVLDEPTTGLHLADVDQLLALLDRLVDAGNTVVVIEHHQAVMAHADWLIDLGPGAGHDGGRIVFTGTPADLVAHGDTLTARHLREYVGR
- a CDS encoding MazG-like family protein, which translates into the protein MTCRILKLTEEAGEAASAWIGLLGQNPRKGVTHSREDVAAELADVAYTALVAIESLGLDSRLVLDACARKARARVGPPPA
- a CDS encoding helix-turn-helix domain-containing protein, encoding MDDDLDQALGAVGPRLRTLRRQRETTLADLSAATGISVSTLSRLESGARRPTLELLLPLARAHGVTLDELVDAPSTGDPRIHLRPVTRHGMTMLPLTRRPGGIQAYKLVIPGGGRRAEPDPQTHEGYEWLYVLNGRLRVVLGDQDLVLTPGEAAEFDTRVPHWFGSADTEPVEFLSLFGRQGERAHLRARPRTQPPPPPPPPPPAPN
- a CDS encoding NAD(P)/FAD-dependent oxidoreductase, translated to MTDRLDGSYDVVVIGGGAAGLSGALTLARVRRSVVVLDAGAPRNAPAEGVHGLLAREGMRPAELLDRGRVEVRGYGGRVVTGEVGAVARDDGGFTVTLADGRTVRARRLLVATGLVDELPDVPGLRERWGRDVLHCPYCHGWEVRDRAIGVLASGPLSVHQALLFRQLSADVTYFGHTMPPLTDEQAEQLAARGIAVVDGEVAALEIVDDRLVGVRLGDGTLVRREALAVSSRMMARAGFLSALGLRPAEHPAGIGEHVPSDATGRTDVPGVWVAGNVTDPAAQVGAAAAAGVFAAAQINADLVAEETRRAVAAHRDPLSGRSEAALCEQVVGDRRHGL
- a CDS encoding protein-tyrosine phosphatase family protein, with the protein product MGDGRVWGEQSGVVVLPSGVEVRGRRIADAASPADFALLLAPGPAPAWPHRRIRWPDFWVPVDRADAVDALTEALRRAHGGERVEVTCRGGTGRTGTALAALAILDGLPPERAVDWVRATYRPRAVETPWQRRWLRRLT